Proteins encoded in a region of the Balneolales bacterium ANBcel1 genome:
- a CDS encoding DUF4835 family protein, giving the protein MTPISAVANQVFDVTVNVNTSQISTTDYEYLSDFGPMVKEYLETNNWTDERFQEVERIQMSLQIVINSVDNRTFNATMIVSSERPIYNTMQVTPLLVINDNSWTFELGPNHSLRFDPYQYNEIASVLDFYAYLILGLDYDTFSEKGGEEYFRSAQRIADMGQSSGSGWATAGSRRSRHGIISQLLNPNFEDFRLAQYRYHRHGLDLFTQSPDESRDNILEAFDLIHQAQRRTSSTYLLDLLFSAKHREFRAVFMDADTERRLAAYNILTTMDNSRISEYERLQR; this is encoded by the coding sequence ATGACACCGATCAGCGCGGTGGCCAATCAGGTATTTGATGTTACCGTGAATGTGAATACCAGTCAGATCAGCACCACCGACTACGAATACCTGAGTGATTTCGGTCCTATGGTCAAGGAGTATCTGGAGACCAACAATTGGACCGATGAACGCTTTCAGGAGGTAGAACGGATTCAGATGTCCCTGCAGATTGTGATCAATTCCGTGGATAATCGGACCTTCAACGCAACCATGATTGTCTCGTCGGAACGGCCAATCTACAACACCATGCAGGTTACACCGCTGCTTGTGATCAACGATAACAGCTGGACCTTCGAGCTTGGGCCGAATCACAGTTTGCGGTTCGATCCCTATCAGTACAATGAAATTGCCTCGGTGCTGGATTTTTACGCCTATCTCATTCTGGGCCTTGATTACGATACGTTTTCCGAGAAGGGGGGCGAAGAGTACTTTCGCTCGGCCCAGCGGATTGCGGACATGGGTCAGTCGTCGGGAAGTGGCTGGGCTACCGCCGGTTCCCGAAGAAGCCGTCACGGTATCATCAGCCAGTTGCTGAATCCCAATTTCGAGGATTTCCGGCTTGCTCAGTACCGGTACCACCGCCATGGTCTGGATCTGTTCACCCAAAGTCCGGATGAATCCCGTGACAATATTCTTGAAGCGTTTGACCTGATTCACCAGGCGCAGCGCAGAACCAGCTCCACCTACCTGCTGGACCTGCTTTTCTCCGCCAAACACCGGGAGTTCCGCGCCGTCTTTATGGATGCCGATACCGAACGAAGGCTGGCCGCGTACAACATTCTGACCACCATGGACAACAGCCGGATTTCCGAGTACGAGCGGCTACAGCGCTAG
- a CDS encoding helix-hairpin-helix domain-containing protein, which yields MDLLAHEINPEDFEDEEAFDAYLMELAERFPADLNTAPSETFYLIPGIRHQTVRAILAHRRQTPFQSVDDLRNVSGMDPGDLEALLPWVAVESYSSGRRLVSEIAVEQLFRYQRTIPRAQGYRATSGNSAPYPGSPGRLYHRQSVRGERVSANLTQAKLPGEQLSSRFGPDFTSGHLQVSDIGPMNRLVIGDYSLRFGQGLALWSTASFGKSGTAHSAPRRRTFGITPYRSSGQIRFFRGVAMETDIINPAFKWLTDGRITVTLFHSERRRSAVQTVGDTIRPPSSSPYHRTYSQRSRRHNTKEFVTGGNIRFETDYVRAGITRYTYRLNRPVTPLPGSHIMRGQDHGVNAADFSAEMGPLQVFGEFALRDANADNTRWSQRSAWTAGISGSFAGVTDWIWAARWFQPMYWSEFGNAFGEGSSPPANQTGWYFGYRIRTRPGIVLSGFLDRFRFPEPRGHDTLASDGWETAASASYRPFRTFNIHATFRYKERSGETEANDVFGRAFRVSTSEYRYSGRIRLQWRVRPNVLLLTWLDRSETASTASSRSSGVSLSQVFRWQVHESVQLDISRSVFETDDFSSRIYIYEYGLTQTMNSRMVFGKGLISSVVIRYQPMRWLLAETHFSVLRYIDRPAIGSGNELTGGPARSHAGVQLRLRY from the coding sequence ATGGACCTGCTGGCCCACGAAATTAACCCGGAGGATTTTGAAGATGAAGAGGCGTTTGATGCGTACCTGATGGAATTGGCCGAACGTTTTCCGGCGGATCTGAACACAGCCCCTTCCGAAACCTTTTATCTGATTCCGGGTATCCGCCATCAAACCGTTCGTGCGATTCTGGCTCATCGCCGGCAGACTCCGTTTCAGTCGGTTGATGATCTGCGGAATGTCTCCGGTATGGATCCCGGAGACCTGGAGGCTCTGCTCCCCTGGGTTGCGGTTGAGTCGTATTCCAGTGGACGTCGATTGGTAAGTGAGATAGCGGTCGAGCAATTATTTCGCTATCAGCGAACCATTCCCCGGGCGCAAGGGTATCGAGCCACAAGCGGTAATTCGGCTCCTTATCCGGGATCACCCGGAAGGCTGTATCACCGTCAATCTGTACGCGGAGAACGGGTGTCGGCCAACCTCACTCAGGCGAAACTGCCCGGAGAGCAGCTTTCGAGCCGTTTTGGTCCAGATTTCACATCGGGCCACCTTCAGGTATCCGACATCGGACCAATGAACCGCTTGGTGATCGGAGATTACTCCCTGCGATTTGGGCAGGGGCTGGCTCTCTGGAGCACCGCATCCTTTGGGAAATCCGGTACTGCGCACAGCGCGCCCCGCAGAAGAACTTTTGGCATCACTCCCTATCGCTCATCCGGCCAAATCAGGTTCTTCAGGGGAGTTGCCATGGAAACAGATATTATAAATCCCGCCTTCAAATGGCTCACTGATGGCCGTATTACTGTCACTCTATTCCATTCCGAGCGCAGACGGTCGGCTGTTCAAACGGTCGGTGACACCATTCGCCCACCCTCATCATCCCCCTACCACCGCACTTACAGTCAGCGATCACGCCGGCATAATACGAAAGAGTTTGTCACCGGCGGAAATATCCGGTTTGAGACAGATTACGTTCGAGCGGGAATCACCAGATACACATACCGGCTGAACAGGCCTGTGACTCCCCTTCCCGGGTCTCACATCATGCGTGGCCAGGATCACGGAGTCAACGCGGCAGACTTTTCTGCCGAAATGGGTCCCTTGCAGGTATTCGGGGAGTTCGCACTTCGGGATGCAAATGCAGACAATACCCGATGGAGCCAAAGAAGCGCCTGGACTGCCGGGATCTCCGGATCTTTTGCAGGAGTCACCGACTGGATTTGGGCGGCCCGATGGTTTCAGCCAATGTACTGGTCAGAGTTTGGGAACGCATTCGGAGAAGGGAGCAGTCCGCCGGCCAACCAGACGGGATGGTACTTCGGCTACAGGATACGAACGAGACCTGGAATCGTTTTAAGCGGTTTTTTGGACCGTTTTCGTTTTCCGGAACCGCGGGGGCATGACACCCTTGCATCGGATGGATGGGAGACCGCCGCTAGTGCAAGCTATCGACCGTTCAGAACTTTCAATATTCACGCGACATTTCGGTACAAGGAACGGTCCGGAGAAACAGAAGCAAATGATGTATTCGGCCGGGCATTCCGGGTTTCCACCAGCGAATACCGATACTCCGGCAGAATACGGCTTCAATGGCGGGTGCGCCCGAATGTACTGCTGTTGACATGGCTGGATCGATCGGAAACCGCCTCAACGGCTTCCTCCCGTTCTTCCGGGGTATCACTCAGCCAGGTTTTCCGATGGCAGGTTCATGAATCCGTTCAGCTGGATATCAGCCGATCGGTATTTGAAACCGATGATTTCTCTTCCAGGATTTACATCTATGAATACGGCCTGACGCAAACCATGAATTCACGCATGGTCTTTGGGAAGGGATTGATATCGTCGGTTGTCATACGATACCAGCCGATGAGATGGTTGCTTGCGGAAACACACTTCAGTGTGCTTCGGTACATAGACCGTCCCGCAATCGGATCCGGGAATGAACTAACCGGGGGTCCGGCCAGGTCTCATGCAGGAGTTCAACTCCGGTTACGCTACTGA
- a CDS encoding UpxY family transcription antiterminator codes for MSLDAMEPKWYALYTRPKFEKKVEDRLREAGFDVWLPMQSVVRQWSDRKKKVEVPLFSSYVFVRTSQNNLYHAVQIDGVARTVGFNGAPAAIRDEQIEMIRKILAGPDAFEVEETDFFKGDPVEVVDGPLKGSEGVWVEWRGKKRVALRIEQLSQVLFVEVHAAFVKKLHNSDA; via the coding sequence ATGAGTTTAGACGCTATGGAACCGAAATGGTATGCCCTGTATACCAGGCCGAAGTTTGAGAAGAAGGTAGAAGACCGCTTGAGAGAGGCCGGATTCGATGTTTGGCTTCCAATGCAATCCGTTGTGCGCCAATGGAGTGATCGCAAGAAAAAAGTCGAGGTGCCTCTCTTCTCCAGCTATGTGTTTGTTCGGACCTCCCAAAACAATCTATATCATGCGGTGCAGATTGATGGCGTGGCGCGGACGGTAGGGTTTAATGGAGCGCCGGCAGCGATACGTGATGAACAGATAGAGATGATTCGCAAGATTTTGGCCGGGCCGGACGCATTTGAAGTCGAGGAGACCGACTTTTTCAAAGGGGATCCGGTTGAAGTGGTTGATGGCCCATTGAAGGGAAGTGAAGGTGTTTGGGTTGAGTGGCGCGGGAAAAAGAGAGTCGCCCTCAGAATTGAACAGTTGAGCCAGGTGCTTTTTGTCGAGGTTCACGCCGCTTTTGTCAAAAAGCTCCACAATTCAGATGCCTGA
- the metG gene encoding methionine--tRNA ligase: MGKRTLVTSALPYANGPIHLGHLAGAYLPADFYVRFKRMRNEDVVFICGSDEHGVPITIAADKEGVTPQDIVDRYHEMNKKTFAQFGITFDYFGRTSSPVHHETSRDFFEVLNEKGVFKKKTETQLFDEKADMFLPDRYVKGTCPHCDYGEAFGDQCEKCGTSLSPSDLIEPRSMVTGETPIYKETEHWFLPLGDFQDDLQKWLDSTENWKPNVMGQVNSWLTLGLGDRAVTRDLTWGVPVPLEGAEGKVLYVWFDAPIGYISATREWAREKGEPDLWQKYWRDQDSDLIHFIGKDNIVFHCIMFPSVLMSYDGYVLPKNVPANEFLNLEGKKLSTSRGWAVWLHEYLKDFEPDLLRYVLGTGLPETRDADFSWKYFQDHVNGELADILGNFAFRTLSFTSRYFDGKVPQQGPLADEDRKVLAEITRLKEEVETCYETFHFRDAIQNSMKLARAGNKYFTEMEPWHLRKNNPERCATVLNVCCQITAALSILFDPVIPDACKKLRTSLHIEKAGWDDIGEQTLEAGNPVDKGEILFVKLENEVIEKQYQKLEEQTEKLEAEQPKLDPLKNTITFEDFSKLDLRVGEILMAEPVPKSEKLLKVTVDIGLEKRTIMAGIAQHVRPEDLPGKKVTVVANLKPRKMLGTPSEGMILMAETPDGKLKFLSSDAENGSIIS; the protein is encoded by the coding sequence ATGGGCAAACGAACCCTGGTCACTTCCGCACTACCGTATGCAAATGGCCCTATTCACCTCGGACATCTTGCCGGCGCTTATCTTCCGGCCGATTTTTATGTGCGGTTCAAGCGCATGCGCAACGAAGATGTTGTCTTCATTTGCGGGTCGGATGAACACGGTGTTCCCATCACCATAGCCGCCGACAAGGAAGGGGTCACGCCGCAGGATATCGTCGACCGGTATCACGAGATGAACAAAAAAACGTTCGCTCAGTTCGGGATTACGTTTGATTATTTCGGCCGAACCAGCTCACCGGTTCATCATGAGACATCACGTGATTTTTTCGAGGTCCTGAATGAGAAGGGAGTTTTTAAAAAGAAGACGGAGACGCAGCTTTTCGATGAAAAAGCCGACATGTTTCTGCCTGACCGTTACGTCAAGGGCACCTGTCCACATTGTGATTACGGGGAGGCTTTCGGTGACCAGTGCGAAAAATGTGGCACATCGCTTTCTCCGTCCGATCTGATCGAACCCCGCAGCATGGTTACCGGCGAAACGCCGATTTACAAAGAGACCGAACACTGGTTCCTGCCGCTTGGTGATTTTCAGGATGACCTGCAGAAATGGCTGGACAGCACGGAGAACTGGAAGCCCAACGTGATGGGCCAGGTGAACAGCTGGCTCACGCTTGGCCTGGGGGACCGCGCCGTTACCCGGGATCTGACCTGGGGCGTGCCTGTACCACTGGAAGGTGCTGAAGGCAAGGTGCTCTATGTCTGGTTTGATGCGCCTATAGGTTACATTTCCGCAACCAGGGAGTGGGCGCGGGAGAAAGGCGAACCCGACCTCTGGCAAAAGTACTGGCGTGACCAGGATTCCGATCTGATTCATTTCATCGGCAAGGACAACATCGTTTTCCACTGCATCATGTTCCCATCGGTGTTGATGTCGTATGACGGATATGTGCTGCCGAAAAACGTACCCGCCAACGAGTTCCTGAATCTGGAGGGGAAAAAGCTCTCCACTTCCCGGGGCTGGGCGGTATGGCTGCATGAATACCTCAAGGATTTCGAACCTGACCTGCTCCGGTATGTGCTCGGAACCGGGCTGCCCGAAACCAGGGATGCCGATTTTTCCTGGAAATATTTCCAGGATCATGTGAACGGAGAACTGGCGGACATTCTGGGCAACTTCGCTTTCCGAACACTTTCATTCACCAGCCGCTATTTCGATGGCAAGGTACCGCAACAGGGGCCTCTAGCCGATGAGGACCGAAAGGTGCTTGCAGAAATCACCCGGCTTAAAGAAGAGGTGGAAACGTGCTACGAAACGTTCCATTTCCGCGATGCGATCCAGAACAGCATGAAGCTGGCCCGTGCCGGGAACAAATATTTTACGGAAATGGAGCCCTGGCACCTTCGCAAAAACAATCCGGAGCGTTGTGCCACCGTTTTAAATGTCTGTTGCCAGATTACCGCGGCCCTTTCGATTCTTTTTGATCCGGTAATACCGGACGCATGCAAGAAACTGCGCACCTCCCTGCACATCGAAAAAGCGGGGTGGGATGACATCGGAGAACAGACCCTCGAAGCCGGCAACCCGGTAGACAAAGGCGAAATCCTTTTCGTCAAGCTGGAAAACGAAGTCATCGAGAAGCAGTATCAAAAACTTGAAGAGCAGACCGAGAAACTGGAAGCCGAACAACCGAAACTGGACCCGTTGAAAAACACCATCACGTTTGAGGACTTCAGCAAGCTTGACCTGCGTGTCGGTGAAATACTTATGGCAGAGCCGGTTCCAAAATCAGAAAAATTGCTTAAGGTCACTGTAGATATCGGGTTGGAAAAACGAACCATCATGGCAGGAATCGCACAACATGTCAGGCCTGAAGACCTGCCGGGCAAGAAAGTAACGGTCGTTGCCAATCTCAAACCCCGAAAAATGCTGGGCACACCCAGCGAAGGAATGATCCTTATGGCTGAAACTCCGGATGGAAAACTGAAGTTTCTGTCATCTGATGCCGAAAATGGAAGTATCATTTCCTGA
- a CDS encoding alpha-amylase family glycosyl hydrolase translates to MWGAQQKEDFCLFRLYCPKAVRIDLVLFEWYDQKKGREYAMDKLDDGNWHLKLPGRQTGKYYAFRIEHPDHIPGLLHTDELIADPWSEQVTTVNHFRQYARSRIAEPVPFDWEGDTFIIPPEQRDLVIYEAHVRDMTAHPSSGAKSPGTYLGLTERGITGGISHLKRLGVNAVELLPLQKFAGFEPPYHKKTPEGYYNTWNPYSRNYWGYMTSFFFAPETLYATGGSNRPGEITGDPEAASLELKTMVRELHKEGITVIMDVVYNHVSQYDLNPLKHLDLSDFFRTDAHGNLTSESGCGNDLRTESPYIREMIISSVLWWMKEYHIDGFRFDLANLIDRDTIAEIRHEAQKINPNVLLIAEPWGGGYDPTGFSGFGWSAWNDQIRNGVKGFDPVHSPGFIFGKWHYETNRESLENYVRGTLLHEPNGRFHHQEHSVNYLESHDGYTLADFIRIALDPQKAGRRFAKKSELIALTDRELRTSRLAALFLMTSQGIPMIHSGQEWGRSKWIDSRETNDPHHGRLDHNSYEKDNATNYLDFTEIEHNRPLFDYYRGLIRIRKYYPQLRLADPGDITFHSYEDALHLTFEIYSPKIAANERLLISLNGNPEATHRITLPEGEWRVLADHEATYPDQPRRIESGSVEVPPVSGIILRQSVSS, encoded by the coding sequence GTGTGGGGCGCTCAGCAGAAAGAGGATTTTTGCCTGTTTCGCTTGTACTGCCCGAAGGCGGTCCGCATAGATCTCGTCCTTTTCGAGTGGTACGACCAGAAAAAGGGCAGGGAATATGCCATGGATAAACTTGATGACGGCAACTGGCACCTCAAGCTCCCCGGCCGACAAACCGGCAAATATTACGCTTTTCGTATTGAGCATCCCGATCACATTCCGGGGCTGCTACACACCGACGAATTGATTGCCGACCCATGGTCCGAGCAGGTGACTACTGTAAACCACTTCCGCCAGTACGCCCGTAGCCGAATTGCCGAACCCGTGCCTTTTGACTGGGAAGGCGACACCTTCATTATCCCGCCGGAGCAGCGCGACCTGGTGATATACGAAGCTCATGTCAGGGATATGACTGCGCACCCATCCTCCGGAGCAAAATCACCGGGCACCTACCTGGGACTGACCGAGCGGGGCATCACCGGTGGTATCAGCCATCTGAAACGCCTCGGCGTGAATGCGGTTGAACTGCTTCCTCTCCAGAAGTTCGCGGGCTTTGAACCTCCGTATCACAAAAAGACTCCCGAAGGGTATTACAATACCTGGAACCCGTACAGCCGCAATTACTGGGGCTACATGACCAGCTTTTTCTTCGCCCCTGAAACCCTGTACGCCACCGGTGGAAGCAACCGGCCCGGAGAGATAACCGGAGATCCTGAAGCCGCTTCACTGGAGCTCAAGACGATGGTCAGGGAACTGCACAAAGAGGGCATCACGGTGATTATGGATGTGGTTTACAACCATGTATCGCAGTATGACCTGAATCCGCTGAAGCATCTGGATCTTTCGGACTTTTTCCGAACGGACGCCCACGGGAACCTGACCTCCGAGAGCGGCTGCGGAAACGACCTGCGTACCGAGTCGCCCTACATCCGGGAAATGATTATCTCCTCGGTTCTCTGGTGGATGAAGGAGTACCATATAGACGGATTCCGCTTTGACCTGGCCAACCTGATCGATCGTGACACCATTGCCGAAATTCGTCACGAAGCGCAGAAAATCAATCCGAACGTCCTGTTGATTGCCGAACCATGGGGCGGCGGATACGACCCGACCGGCTTCTCGGGTTTTGGATGGTCCGCTTGGAACGACCAGATCCGCAACGGCGTCAAAGGGTTTGATCCGGTGCATTCGCCGGGGTTCATCTTCGGGAAATGGCACTATGAAACCAATCGGGAATCACTGGAAAACTACGTCCGGGGCACCCTGCTTCACGAACCGAACGGCCGGTTCCACCATCAGGAGCATTCGGTAAACTACCTGGAATCGCACGACGGATACACGCTTGCCGACTTCATACGCATCGCGCTGGATCCCCAAAAAGCGGGAAGACGCTTTGCCAAAAAATCAGAGCTCATAGCGCTCACCGACCGCGAACTCAGAACCTCCCGGCTGGCGGCCCTGTTTCTGATGACTTCCCAGGGAATCCCCATGATCCACTCCGGACAGGAGTGGGGACGTTCCAAATGGATCGACTCCCGCGAGACCAATGATCCCCACCACGGACGGCTCGATCACAACAGCTACGAGAAAGACAACGCGACCAATTACCTCGATTTCACCGAAATCGAACATAACCGGCCGCTGTTCGACTACTACCGCGGCCTGATCCGTATCCGCAAATACTATCCGCAGCTTCGGCTGGCCGACCCCGGCGACATCACCTTCCACTCTTATGAGGATGCGCTGCATCTGACTTTCGAAATCTACAGCCCGAAGATTGCCGCCAACGAGCGCCTGCTCATCAGCCTTAACGGCAATCCGGAAGCGACACACCGGATCACACTGCCCGAGGGTGAGTGGCGGGTGCTGGCAGATCACGAAGCTACCTATCCCGACCAGCCGCGCCGGATCGAATCCGGATCCGTCGAGGTCCCGCCGGTGTCGGGAATAATTTTGCGCCAATCGGTCTCATCCTGA